Below is a genomic region from Culicoides brevitarsis isolate CSIRO-B50_1 chromosome 2, AGI_CSIRO_Cbre_v1, whole genome shotgun sequence.
CgaatttttctgaaagttTATCCTTGCTAGCAGATCGCCTTGACACAAACCAACAAATTCCGCGGAAAAATCTCACACTTGACATCGACAATGTGATTGCGAATGGCGCTTATGGCGAAGTAATTCGCGGAAGTGtctcgaaaaataatatttcgacAACGTGTCAAGTGCATACGGTACAAGATGACATGGAAAAGCCCGAGCAAAACgcttttttaaaggaatttaatCAACTCATGGAATTAAGTGGACATGAATCCTTTCTGAGATTCTTTGGCGTTTGCAAGACCCCTGATTGGTTCTATCTCGTATTTGAAGATGTTTCGCGTACGTTGAAGCGATATTTGTTGGATGCACGTGTCGAACGGAGTGATCGGTTCTCGTCGGTGTCTGAAGAAATGGTTATGACGATAATTTCTGACCTGGGCAATGCTTTGGAATATTTGGAACAAAACCACATCgctcacaaaaaattgaactcaTTCAATGTTCGCGTCAACCAAGACGAGGAAGTGAAAATCGGATTTTTTGGACCGACTCACTTCGATGAAAATGGCAAGACAATCGATACGCGTCGCTGGGATGCTCCAGAAGTgctcaaaaatatcaacagtCATTCGACGAAAAGTGACGTTTGGTCTTTTGGTGTCTTGATGTGGGAATGTTGCTGTCTAGGAGCAACGCCGTACGGAAATATCGTTGCGACAGACTTGTTACCTCGCATTCGGAATGGGGCAAGATGTGAACAAACGCCTTTCATGTTCGACGATTTGTATCAACTCCTTCTCAATTGCTGGGAACTCGATGCCAAGGAACGTCCCACGTTCGcggaaattaataatttcctgAAGCAACTTATGACATCGATTGAGCACGCACTTACTTTTAATCGTCGCGATGGCATCCAATTGCCATACCATTTGCCATTGTtggaagtcaaaaattaagtcatgccagattttttttctacgtatTTTTGCCTTAATGATAAGAATAACGAATCATTCCGTCCTTTTATAATGTGAATGTGCGCCGCTTTTTTGGTGTCaaaaaatgcacaatttttatgataattactttttgatagtttgtagtactttacaaaaaagaagaaactgaTCACAAACTTACCTCTTAATTCTCTCTTGAAATGTATTTTGTAAGCAATGTATTCCAGATCTGAgctttgtactaaaaaaaagtcatgagTCTCTtgatttaagtattttttatagatgtaaggcaggaaaaatttaatcaacggtttttatatgaaaaatatatatcttaGTTATGTAAATGTCTAAatatattgacaaaaaaaatatgaacaataAAAACGCACATCATTCgattcttaaaaaatcctttttttattttttaagtcaggGGCGTAGAtggattaacatttttttggggacaaatatttttggtatgTCTGAAATAAATGgctagattttattttatcaaaaataagacAACACCCGTATATCCACAAATCATAATAGATACTTAGTAATAATTCTATTGAATTAATTGTCACAATTGACCtctgatttaataattttaatgatcagTGAACAACAAAGgaacaataataaaacaattgaaacaaatctgatcaatataataaacaacttaataaattcaattcaaatctTCTTGGTAACAATTCTTTTGGTGAGTTTTTCttatattgaatatttatgtgCATTGCTGACATATTCTCGCTTATATACTTATAGAGCGTAACAGTACTTTAATTAATGTAAGCAGATACAACACTCCCCCTAGACTCTAGAATTCAATGAGCTTATGATTTTTCTCGACAGGTATGCGGGGCACAGACTTCGTCAAATAGTGGACTTTAACCCGTATTTCTAAGACTTCATAATCGACGAAATCGCGTCATATTGACCTCGGCGTCAATTCTAATGCAGTCCTGAACGATGAGATTTCGTGAAActtataaattactttttggtcATCGGTTCCTTTTACGTAACTCTCATAAAGGTTTATCTTGTTTTAAATGCAAtccaaatttcttgaatttttctaatgccgtattttttgaaagaatttttcgacTGAAATAATTCACCGCAAAAATGAGATTCCAAttctttttatgatttaaattacCAATCTATTAACGGATAACAACATTCGTCGGTAAGGTTTACTCGGTTGCCATATTTAAGTAGGAACTTATCAGTTTGTAACGGAATGCAACATGgattcattttgaaatttaggtAAATAGAAATCTTTCAACCTGGACatctaaaaattctttcatgtTGAATCTTTTCACAAATGCGTCCAAGTCgggattacaaaaaattcatcattatgaaataaaattcaccgAGACATATTTTTGAACGTTCATAACGTTCATAAATGGTAATAATTGATTTATCATTCTAAGTCATAAtttgttcataatttttccaaattaagaaattaaatcgttcatttgaagaaaatatgaaatattttaaaatttataattaatcatCAATTCAAAGTTTAGATAGATTTGGatgaatttcgaatttttttttaaagtcttttctgaaaaataaattacaatcgacggattaaaataatatttgcgaataaaatttaaactaattaactaactaaaaattgttttcagtaataaattatttaagtagGAACTTATACTTGTTAAACGAGATTTGCCATAttgcaatttattaaatttaattttttttattagtttcatatagataaattttttaaaaacataaaacattatttattttccaatttccTAAATAACcattgacaataaaaaattaaaaaaaatctctgatTGGGTATGTTGGTTCTATGATGACCTACGCCACTGATTAACAGTGGATTCTAGatgttttcaataaaaaatttaattaggtaaatagAAATCTATATCAACCTTGACAtctaaaaatcactttttcatGTAATGAACCATCTTTTGTTAACTCGTCATCGCATCAAAAGAGAAATATCAATGTCaggcaattaattttttaattttgattcattttcattcaaatctctgttgaaaaatgttcatttttcttcttttatcgtcaatttttacaaaaatttcatcttttcagTATTGTTCAAACTTTGAAGTCTATACAAACCACACTTATCACCCGCTAAGACATTGCCAACGATCCAACGGGACGATTATTGGTCTCAGAAACGTGAAAACGTTCGAAGATTGCGTCTCTTTTGGGCGAGAACGTTCAGCTTTGGCCTTCAATTTCCGCTCCAACgacaaaaacaacacaaatcGCTATGATTCGCTCAAGCCAAAGGAGGAATCGAACAAAACTTGGAACTATAACGTCGAAACAAGGCTCAAAAATGAGGATTTTTACAATTGTCAGTTGCTGGAATGTCCTGAATATGGAAATTTCACCGGAATGATCAACGATACGCGGTTCGATTATTACACTTTGTATGCAAAACCGCCTCGTGAgtgaatttttcttcagaatttccaagtttttaattatttttctacaattttagcGCCCTTTAGCTCAGTTTGCATTCCGCAAGTTGGAATGTTCGTCCTCTATCAAAAACCGACGAACTATACTTTTGCTTGGAAGACTTGTCGTGAGATTGGAGGAGGATTGGCGCATGTAGTTTCCGAAAAAAGAACCAATACTTTGGcgaattacttgaaaaataactTGAATTTGACAGTTTCCAAAGAAGCGTATGTCGGATTGAACGAAAGTATCGTAGATAAGTTTAATACGTCGTCCAATGAGCCTCTCGATTGTTTTTTGTATCGGGCATGGGCTCCAAAGCATCCCGCAAAGAATCGTCGTCCTGGATGCGTCGGTCTAACAGTCGATCGTTCGTGGAAAGTTTTCCATTGTGCGCATAAAATGCCGTTTTTGTGCGAGATTTTCACCACGGgaccaaataaaaatgtgagaaTTGACAGAAAATGTTCCATAACTCGTCCTAATAATCGCTTTATTCGGATAaaagagacgaaaaatttgaattgatgaaaatatttatgaaaaattaacttaaaatgatgaaaaaaaattatatatttaaggccgttccaaatgtaaatctaaaataaaaaaatcatgaaaaaaacttttgaatcctttttgatacaaaaatgaataaatttaaacaatttttgacagtttttcaatattttttaaattaattgtttttattttttttaattaattactttaggaatagcaaatttaaattttcaagtacaaaaaaaaatcataaaaaataattgtcaaaaaaattttgaaatatgaatcgagtgattttattaaaattatttgaagggaaaataaaaaattttacaaaatcaaaaaataaaaaaaaataaaaacttaaaagatcACAATAGGTCTTCGGACCGCGGTGATGCATCCTCGAACCTAacctaaaacttaaaaattaaatttaaaaaatttaaaaaatcataaaaaagaaggaattaaaaaaaatattaaaatttcttgaaaaattatcaaaatagaccaaaaacggtaatttttgataatttttttttattattctttttgcCTTATAgaattttcagctttaaaaataaaaatgggataaaaacttgaaaaaaaattgtagaagtctaaatattttttttttatgaaaaagaacgaaaaaattgaCGCAGACCATAAATTAAGTACAAAAACGCACAATTTCCATTAATGAAATGcgctgaaaatgaaaataaaatattcttgtTATTGCTTGCTTAACATCGACCCAACATTTAGTGCGAAATTATGCAAATGCAAACAAGCCATTTTCCTCCGCTAAAGAAAAATAGTCACGAAAACAAACCTTGAATTACAATAAAGGAACTTTCGACATTTTTCTCGGCAAcccttttttcttaaaacccaaaaaaaacaacaaaaaattaagatctcTTGTCCTTCGCAAACCccagaaacaaaattttaatatcatttaCTCACCTGATTGGCAGCTTTTCGCACGAAACTCAATAATCCacagaattaaattgaaaaatcacgTGTGAAGGTCGTTAAAAGTCGGTTAACGTTTTTGGTGTgacttggtttttttttattttagtttttcatccTTAACTCGTTAGAAAATTGTactatttttatacttttattcgaaaatgaggaaaaacgtTTGTCATAACAATAAAACTTATCAGTTAGCTTAATTTACGCTTAGTTTTAGTCTATATTTACAACAATTTCCTAAGTTAACACATTACATTTTACCATTTTATCAAGACATTTACATTGTATTTCTAACCGGAAACGCGAgcttttctcttttatttattcattttattttatttttcgtgatgGGCTTCTCGTTAACTTGTCATAACAAAGTTTCGTCTGTTTTTTCGATGGAGTTAAGGTCATTTTgcacgaattttttaaaaaagtaacacAAGCTGAGTCATGTTTCGTCAAATCAAACTTTTGACAGCGAcgaaaaatccataaataaaatattttattactcatCGTATGGAACTAACCTGAATTTTTCGTCGGCGAGTCATACGTGCGAGAtgttatcgtcgtcgtcgttggaaaaaaatgaactaaaatcaCATATTCCAAGTAAAAAACTTTCcgtgatgtaaaaaaaaagaaaaataagttgtaagtaatcataaaataaatatgcaaGCAGTGTTTGGATTTTCTCAAAGTACACAATTCTTGATGAAAGTGACCTAATTCAGGAAATGACGCGGTGtcggcgacgacgacgacgaaaccaACCAAGCTACAGGTAGAAAGAGTCGAGGGGTTGCGTGCGTGGCAATTCTTTATCGTTTTCAAATAATGAGTGAGTAAtaagtagtaataataataagggaCGCCCATATCAAGAATCTGTTTTGTTCTCCTTTTCTgctatttttacttaaaaatttacttaaaatttatgttatgcctatgaataataattttttgtttgcctcTAACGTGTTGGTCCTAACAAGAAAGGaggtttttacaatttttttaatcatcggTAGACTGATGCGATAAGAAAAagtgtttcaaatttaatttttaattaattttttaaaaatataaaatgtcataaaattccCCATTTTAGAGtcgaattgaataaaaattttcaaatcatagAAATTcagtattaattaatttttagaaaataaatttttcttaattttcagcaaattaattaaattttatcaaaatatttaaatttaagagaaaaaattttacatttagagttctgatttgttttttttctaaaaaatatgaaataaaattttaaaaattaaattttaattaaaatgacaaaaaatgttttaaggccggcatattattttaaaattttactcaaacctaaattaaagttaaattaaagtttaaaattttagtttttcaaaaaaaaatttagaaaattttaattgttttatgttattagaattattttttatgcagtcattgaaaaattcctttgtttaaaaaaaaatttttaaatttttgatctgaatattttctttagttttgatatttgtgatcaattttcaaaaattttataattttagtaattttttattatttttctacaatttctacttgaaaatgtttttacaattttggactataaaaatttaattaattaaaaaaaatgaaatttttaaaaattcaaataaaaacaaaaaaaaaaaaaaaaaaatgtgtaaaagtgtatttttaattaaaaaaaaaaattcttgaaaaattttcaattttttgctaatttttaaaaattaaattaaaaaaaaaaattctaaattttttgaaatttaattaatttttaaaaaattgcaatttttagtaaaaaattcaattgtttaaaattgataaaaaatttttcaaaactttttttttttattttgcccacccccattttattttaaaaaatttaatttttaaaaatttaaattttttaaaaattcaaataaaaaaatttaaatttttaaaaatttaaataaaaaaattacaaaaatttcaaaagtatttataaaaaaattgaaacatttttcctcatcGCACCAGCCTCcacgaattaattttaaactggaCCGCGTTAAGTTGGAAGAGTCTGAAATGAAGCTTTTTTAGGTggttatttacaatttttttcatcctaatttaatttacaatttttttttctagttaaTCTCTATTTCGTGCTATGTTATCCTAAAAAGCAGTTGGAACAGTGTCGCACATATCACTATCACCAAGCTCGCATGCGACACCGTATTCTCTGCTTGTCCGCCCTCCAGGAAGGTGCCGTTGCAGCATGTCGCCGCAAAATGCAGCACTTTCGGATAATAATCCGTCCAGAACTGCACGCCCCTGTAGTTGAGCGTATTATGGTCACTCATGTTGAAATTTCTATCTATAATGAGGACGCCCGGTGTTTCCTGCGTAAAATTATCCCACTTGATGTAGATGCCAGTTTCCGTTGGATTCGCGTATTTCGCAAAATTCGCCCACATGGTCATAATGATGTCGGAAATGCGTTTGTCGGTGCTCTCCCACACCTGATTTTCCGGCAGTCGAACCCAATATGGCAGGCCCCAGATGTAAATCAAGTCATATTTGTGCGGAACTCCCATCCACGAGGGAATTCCTTTGTTAGCAGCTGCCGTGCGTGGTTTCATGTCAAATCGATAAACGTAAACGTCGACATGTTTACTCACGAGATTCGCAAATGTCATAATGGGTGCCACGAAATATCGTTCCGTTGAAAAATCCACAAGACGTCTTCGGAGCTCCATGAGATCCGTAACCGGTGGAAATGGTTTGTAGAGAAAATGGACAGCTTCGAGTGCCATGGCGGCATTTCCATCGCAACTTGTGTCATTTGTCTCGATTTGCGACAAATCCGAGAGAATTTCTTCGTTGATGATATTTTCGTAGGATTCGTGTGTGATGCCGATTTTTGGGTCTCCAGCGATATCTAAGCCGTCTTCCGTGTCGGTGTAGCCAATCATGACAGGAACTTTCCTCATCAGACCCTTTTCGATCATGTTTCGCGGGAAATCCGGCACATACGAAAGCGTGTTGTTACTCATTCCAATGTCAACTACTGGACCCCATTCTTGTTCGGGACCCGTATCGATCAGAATTTGCGGAGATATGCGACGCATGCACACCATAAACATCGAAGTTGGGCGTCGATCGCATCCGAAAGCCTTCGCGGTCTCATCCAGCGATGGAGCGTAAGCCGAAATGTCTTTCACTGCCGTATCCAGGAAGCCAACAGGTGACATGATGACTGCTCGCGTGAACATTCCTTCAGACCAGTCGCCAGATGTCAAGTGAAGAGCGGCACTTACGCCCCCAGCTCCGTGTCCCATTAACGTGATCATCGATTCGTTCCCTTTGAAGACTTTTATGTTGTGATTTATCCAGAGAAGAGCCGCCGATTGGTCCATTAAGCCGAAATTGCCGGGTGCCTCACCATCCATCGTCGTTAGGAAGCCGAAAATGTTCAAGCGATAAGCAACGGTGACAACAATCACTTTTTGCTTGAACACCAACTGGAATGGGTTGAGCTCAAAAGGACTTCCGTGCGAAAAGTCGCCCGAGTGTAACCAGACAATTACGGCAAAACCACCTGGCGGAGGAGGAgctgtaaagaaaaataaaaatattaagaaaaatcaaccaagtaattaagaaattttgatttatttaacaattttatcgttttaaccacgtggtttcataaattttttaaccgggtgatctgaaaaaaatcttcaaagctgattttattttgaatattgtgacaaaaaataaattcaaacgacatgaaattaaaaattttctaaccacgtgacctaaaaattttttaaaccacgtgacctaatgaattttgaaaccacgtgacttattaaatcttaaaatcacGTGAGCTGAAAAGTCTTCaggcttgaaaaattttcaaataacacgaccaaaaataatttctaagcACGTTAacctaaaattattcaaaccaagtgaccaaaaaaatgttctaaccacgtgacctaatgAACTTTGACACCACTTcacttgtaaataatttttttaaaccacctGACCTCAAGAATCTTCAGTCCTGACATTTTTCGAAACtcgaacttaaaaaaattctaactatgcgacaaaaaaatttcaaaccacgtgacttgacaCACCATCACTATAAAATaccgtatttttttcatcgaaattcggtaaaaacgaaatttttatttaaaaaaaactcgcacTTGACAACCTCGTGCCGgttactatttatttatttattaaagggGGTGcattatttatgatatttattttgttttttttaggattAATTAAATGCACGGATTTGAATAGAAATGTCCGAAATTGGGTCAAAGACAGAAcataataattcttttttttttggccatAATTAagtaaccaaaaaataaaatccgttCGTGACAAAGCAGATTATTCGTTGAACAATTTCAAGGTAGTAaatctaatcaaaaatttggagcaaatGCGCGCCGCCAGTCTAGAACGAAGAATTTGGGTTATTTCACCGAGGTACggtatgaaaataattcaatttttcaaagtttagtTCAAGTTGTGCGTCATGTCTTGATTGTGTTTTGAATATACTTGAACTTTCTAAGCAACAAAATGGCATGGCGGTAAAGTAAAGCGGCCggtttttctttttgctcaagttaaaatcgatatttttttggggAAGAACTTTCATTTTGCTAGCAACACGTGGGACTTGAACGATGGAGTAGATGAAAAACttggaaaaatcatgaaaatatttttttttcagagaaatttataaaaattaattatcatccTTTTCTGTTTAAATATTGAGGAacctaattaatattttatatatttttaaataaaaataataaattttcctttaaactttttatttattaaattaaattaaataaattaaaaattaaaaaaaataaattaaattaaaaaaaaataaaatttataattaattttttttatttaaaattaatttttaattaatataaaatttattttttttaatttaaaattcattttttttaatttaaaaaaatttttatattgaaaaaatgttttactaaataattttttattttaaattttattattttttttcaggcgttaaaaaattcatcaaatcaaaaaattctcttctttcatcaaaaatcgttgccggcataaaaaaaatcattcaaaaatttatgttgcttaaaatttttcgtcgaaTCGACACATAAAGTATCGAAAAGCCGTCTACAAAGATGTTAAATCAATCAAACAAATGTCCCCCAAAaacaatttgtttgtttatgtttcTCTTTCTGCATTTCCAACTGCTGATGTTTGCGGTAACCCACGTTGGTTGTCAACAAAAAAGCACTCAAATAgacaaaacatcaaaaagaataaaaaaaaatcttccataaaacgttttccttttcaataaatgtttcga
It encodes:
- the LOC134828829 gene encoding uncharacterized protein LOC134828829 translates to MYFYCSNFEVYTNHTYHPLRHCQRSNGTIIGLRNVKTFEDCVSFGRERSALAFNFRSNDKNNTNRYDSLKPKEESNKTWNYNVETRLKNEDFYNCQLLECPEYGNFTGMINDTRFDYYTLYAKPPPPFSSVCIPQVGMFVLYQKPTNYTFAWKTCREIGGGLAHVVSEKRTNTLANYLKNNLNLTVSKEAYVGLNESIVDKFNTSSNEPLDCFLYRAWAPKHPAKNRRPGCVGLTVDRSWKVFHCAHKMPFLCEIFTTGPNKNVRIDRKCSITRPNNRFIRIKETKNLN
- the LOC134828830 gene encoding LOW QUALITY PROTEIN: acetylcholinesterase-like (The sequence of the model RefSeq protein was modified relative to this genomic sequence to represent the inferred CDS: inserted 2 bases in 1 codon), which translates into the protein MMKMRVLVFSFLLPHLIQSARDPPMVTIPDQGQLMGTFMKMFRIQSVIAYLGIPYAHPPVAERRFAPXPSSTISRAGTASEMPPPCRPIAGKATDEEEEPHVYDEDCLYLNVFVPDAPPPPGGFAVIVWLHSGDFSHGSPFELNPFQLVFKQKVIVVTVAYRLNIFGFLTTMDGEAPGNFGLMDQSAALLWINHNIKVFKGNESMITLMGHGAGGVSAALHLTSGDWSEGMFTRAVIMSPVGFLDTAVKDISAYAPSLDETAKAFGCDRRPTSMFMVCMRRISPQILIDTGPEQEWGPVVDIGMSNNTLSYVPDFPRNMIEKGLMRKVPVMIGYTDTEDGLDIAGDPKIGITHESYENIINEEILSDLSQIETNDTSCDGNAAMALEAVHFLYKPFPPVTDLMELRRRLVDFSTERYFVAPIMTFANLVSKHVDVYVYRFDMKPRTAAANKGIPSWMGVPHKYDLIYIWGLPYWVRLPENQVWESTDKRISDIIMTMWANFAKYANPTETGIYIKWDNFTQETPGVLIIDRNFNMSDHNTLNYRGVQFWTDYYPKVLHFAATCCNGTFLEGGQAENTVSHASLVIVICATLFQLLFRIT